A region of the Anomalospiza imberbis isolate Cuckoo-Finch-1a 21T00152 chromosome 11, ASM3175350v1, whole genome shotgun sequence genome:
TCCTTTATAAGAACTGCTGGAGTTGACTGAAAATAGGCAACCATCTCCCCGttgtgaaaaaaaacaaaacaaaaaaacaaacaaacaaaacaaaaacaaacaaacaaacaaacaaaaaaaaaccctcaaaacccCTGTATTTCCTTCTTGAAGTTCCAATTGAATTGCCTGTATTAAAATACGAAATTCCATATTGGAAACTCAAGCAGTCCAGCACCTTTAAAGCCTGCAGGTGCCAGgttattgcttttaaaggtaGATGGATTAGAGCTCTCCACCTGTGTGAGTATAGATGCTTAATTGtaagtatttttgttttattattttggaTAAGGTACAGCCAAAGTTTATTTCAGTGCATCTAGGACATCTGCTTGGAAGCATGACACAATGAGCTCAAAATTGGCTTCTGAGGTTGCCAGGTGTATGGTTTAATGAATATTCCCAATCTCTCTGCAGATGCATTAAGTGTTGCTGCTTTCTGAATGTGAAAATGTGAGCTCAACATTTAAAATCAATAAAACCAGCCACTAGCAAAGCAAATTGGGACAGAAAGTTTTTCACCCTGTTCTTCTATATCAATATTCCTTTATTAAATCTGTACAGTAGTGAATAAGTCCCTGTGTAGGATTCCCTTTCTTAAACTTTACTCTTCCTAAGGACTGTCACTGTAATTAAGTGAAACTGTGTTATTATTGGATGAATAAATCTTGCAGATTCCTTAAAAGAGACTCCAGAAACAAAGGGatgggaaataaaattaaccAATGTCCCCCAATATTTCTTAATGCATGAGCTTGCATCGTTTCCTCCTAAACAAATGTCCTCTAGGAAGGCAAAAGGggaagtgacaggacaagggggaatgacgttcaactgacagagggcagTTTAGAtcagaaattctttattgtgagggttgggaggccctggcacaggttgcagAGACAAAAGCTGAGGCTGCCCCATccatggaagtgtccaaggccaggttggacagggcttgcaGCAACCtaggacagtggaaggtgtccctgccatggcaagggagttggaatgggatgagttttaaggtcccttccaaccgaagccattctgtgattctaagttGACTAATGCTGGATTAGTGTATGGAAACCATAAATCCTTTGCTGAAAATATTCCATGCACTTTGGTGAGCAGAAGGACTCAGACAAGAAACAGGGCTGTAGGGAGGCACCAGCTTCTCTGTTCTAAAGCACTAAAAAGGTGACAGGAGGGAACTCGGTGCATAACCCCAACAGACCTAGGATTGATAAAGACCTTGCTCTTGTTCCCTGAACGTGTCTGCAAGTCTGGTCCACCAGCCAGCACAGAGAGCTGAGTGTGGGCAGTGCTCAGTGCACACAGGTGACCTCGTGCCAGCCGCAAGGCACAGGCCTAAAACACCCACATCTCTTTGTCTGCACTGCTGTGCTGTTTCCTCTGGGCAAAGCGCATCTTTTGTGTGCATCTTTCCCTCCTGCTTGCtgaagaagggcagcagtggtGTGGATGAGGTGCTGGCTGATAACCCATCATCTCCAGGCATGGGGGGTGTGCTGGGGAAGGAATATTGATTTGACAGAGAAGGGAAGATGCTTGTAAACCTGCTAACATGCTTGATGCCTCCAATTAAGCTTGAAGTATCTTTGCTGGCCAGGCCTAGCATGGAAGTATTCAAGGGCAATTAGGAAGCCACCTGCCTATCATGTGGCTGTGACAGTGCTGCTGCACGAGGAGAGAGGCTTTTGTAAAGGGGATTTGCAGTAACTGTAAAGCAACCTGTAAACATCACACTCTTTCTAGCCTCCTTCCTACTAgcctggaaagaaaacagactGATGTAAAAGCCTGTGCTCATGTAAGTCACAGGGATCGAGGTAAAAACAAGGTCTTGGTACAAGGAGGTCTCTGCCTCAGTCCTGTGCCTGTGGCATATTAATAGAAATCTcttcagaggagcagagcaggaagtATGTGTTTGCAGTGGAGGATTAGACACGGCAATCTCAGTTGCTGACTTGATTATGCCTGTTTCCATTTGCATGCAGAGCAGGAACCAGGCTCTGCTGGTGGAAGCAGCTCTGTCCTTGATGGCTCTCTGGGCTGCACGAGGCACTCTGCATGCACAGGAAACCCCACGGCCTCTTCCCATTTGTTTCCCTACAGCgcttagaaaaagaaatggggTTTGCAAGCTGTCCACCTGGACAGATGCCAGCCTGGATGCATTAAGTAGGTGTTTCAACATGCAACCTCTTCTGAAGTCTGAGGTGGAAGCAGCAAATTTCAAAGCTAATTGCAAGGTGGTAACGACTGCTCAGAGTTTAGTTCAATATGCACCAATAAGACTGCCATGAAATAAAATGGGATCTTGGGTGAGGCATGTGGACTAATGAGAGCAGAGTCTTTGCCATGGCTGTAAATGTTGAGCACTGAAATACCTGGTCATATTGTTCCTTGCTAATAAAGCAAGAACAAGATCAATAACTACACAGCTGAGTCCTGTAGCACCACTTATTTCCTCCCAATATGAGTGAGATGTATTTAATCCAGGAAAGAACActccctctggcacaggttTGCTTCTGTTCTTGCAACTCCACTGACAGACCTCTCTGTCATATCCCTGGGGAGAAAATGTGGTTGTTGAGTAACAATTCCAGCTATGGAAAAGCTGCCGTAGTTTCTGAAAACTGCAATAAAATGGATGTAAATATTTCCTATTAAAGTCAGCCAAAAGCTTAAAGTAAATTGAAAATCCAGTTATTCAATTTGAAACTCTCCAAATTTAATTAATGGGAAGAGCATGAGGTAATATTAAATTAGATTTGTCTGACTGGCAAATTAATGTtcatataataaaaaaaattgagatgATTATTGTTTAAGTGGGTAGCTGGCATCCAGTCTGATTTTCATCCTTTGGAAGATGTGTGGTGTGTCCCTACCAAAAATGACTCTGTGGAAACGATGGTTCAATTTCTGCCCTTACTGACCAGCCTGGGAAATGGGGAGTAAATGAAAACTCTCACCTGCTGTGCTGCATCTTCTCAGGTGGAAAAAGATATATTTAAGCTCTGTCCAAGGGTGTTCTCTAACCAGGGCTGTGGTTTTCCTCTGTGGCTCCCAGGTCACCCTGAATTTGGCCCTATAGGCATTAAAAGCAGCCTGCACTTCCCAAAGATGTGCCCTGCCTAATATATAGACTATCTAAAAAAGTTCATGCTGAGAATGTTTTATATccagaattattttaatgtgttgccatttcaatttatttttaatgttgtaaacttcaaagtaattaaaaaaaagagaactttAGACTTGGCAAAAATCATAATTTTGTAAACCCATTTAAACTGAAGCTATCCGGCATCGGCTGGATTCTGCTGCATCAGTTGGATTCTACTCTATCAGTGACTAATGATAGTGTTCCTTAATTAATTTTGAGGACCTTGACCTTTGTAAATTCTCTTCTGTAAAGCAATATGCCTAATTATGTACTGCACAGTTAAACAAACTAATTATATCGACTAATGAACAAGAAAAAATCTGCATGACCCTATTTTCAGGATTCATGTTCTCTGATATAATCACTTCAAGGATTAAATTTCTGCTTTGTTCTAATGTGGCTCATTCTTTCCTGGATGATGGAGTGGAAAATATGTGGCATGACTTTTAAATGCCATTTTGATGGAGTTCTGAAAAATGAACTTTTTATGAAAATACTGCATGTCAAagaaatgcttaaaaatattattgatgTTTAATTATTGATTATTGATATTGCGCATCAGGAAGAAttgttggacatcaggaagaattttttcactgaaaaggtgattaagcattggaatgggttgcccagggaggttccccatccttggaagtgttcaagaaaaagctggaggtggcactcagtacTCTGGTCTGGTTCATAAGGTGAtgattggtcaaaggttggactccaTGGTCTTGggagtcttttccaaccttactGATTGTgtgattctatggttctataTGGCAGTGCTCTCAAACAGAACCACAGAAAATTGAGACCATCACAGCATTTGGTATTTCTGCCTGCAGATTCCACCTGTGAGGGAGAAGCTGGCCAATTGAATTAGCACTGCAGATTTACAATGGCATTTATATATctaaatgcaataaaaataaattctaattAAAAGAAACACTCTGGGGTCCTGTGTAATTAGCATCCTTGGTAGCTGTTTTGCTGTGCACTTGCAGACCTCTAAATCTTTTGCATCAGACCTGCATTGCTCACAGCACCACATCAGTTGTGGCTGAGGAGGGTGATATTTTCCATGCAGGTCTGGCTGCCCGGCAGCAGAGTTGGGTGACCATGGAAGGAGaggccagccctggctggatgcACTTTGGTGGTTGACACTGTCCAAGCCAAAACGACCTTCCTCCAACTGGGAGTtgccatttttttaaaaacagatccATCCTCTCCCCCAGCAAGGGTGCTGTGTCTGGACAGAACCCACCAACATTCCATGAGGGAATGGTTTTGGTCCACTCTGAAGCAAACTCTTGGTGCTAGTTTTGCCACCCAAGAGATTTGCAGTGCAGAAGGAAGGGGGTTCTCTGAATGAAAGAGTGTTTCTGGGGTCTGGTTACCCAAATGTGGCAGCCAGAACTCAGAGACACCCTGGGCAACATTTTCAACCAGATTGTTGTGTTGAATAGCCACCAGTGAACCAACTGACTGTGAACTTCCTCAAACAATGTGCTGAGGAGAAACGGGTCTCAAATCTTCCTTTGTTTATCTGAACTGTTTTCCAGGATTTGGCCTTGCCCTCAACCTTCAGCCCTCAGTGATAATCATAGGGAGATACTTCTTGAGGAGAAGACCCATTGCCAATGGCCTTGCTATGGCAGGGAGCCCCGTGATGCTTTGCACCCTGGCACCTCTCAACCAATTCCTTTTTGACAATTTTGGCTGGAGGGGCAGCTTTTTAATTCTTGGGGCAATTTTATTAAACTGCTGTGTGGCAGGAGCTCTCTTCAGACCCATTGGGGCAAGCACAGCCCTGGTCAAAACCCAGGTGACTGAGGAAGGGAAGGATGCTCTGAAAGGAAAGATCACTGAAGATGGCCCCATGGAGaacaaaacagaagaggaaggagaaaaggacTGCTTTGAAAAAGTCAATCAGTACCTTGATTTTTCCCTCTTCAAACACAGAGGGTTCTTGATTTACCTGATCGGAAACGTGCTGATGTTCCTGGGGTTCTTTGCTCCCATCGTTTTCCTGGCACCCTATGCAAAGCACACTGGCATCGATGAATAttcagctgctttcctgctttccATCCTGGCTATTGTGGACATGGTTGCTCGCCCCACCACCGGCATCGTTGCCAACAGCAAGTGGGTGAGGCCAAGGATCCAGTACTTCTTCAGCTTCGCCATCGCTTTCAACGGCGCCTGCCACCTCCTGTGCCCGCTGGCCTCCAGCTACACAGGGCTCATTGTGTACTCCAGCTTCTTTGGCCTGGCCTTTGGCATGGTGTGTGCCATGCTCTTTGAGACGCTGATGGACCTGGTGGGAGCTGCCCGGTTCACGAGCGCCGTCGGCCTCGTCACCATCGCCGAGTGCTGCACGATACTGCTGGGACCCCCTATTGGAGGTGAGTGtgttttcctcctctgctgccgCTGGGCTGTCACTTGGATTTAGACTTTTGCAAGCACAGTTTGTGGGAAATtattctagaagtgttttctcTGCCTCACAATCACCATTTTTCCACTAGCATCTGGACAGGAAAGGATGTCCTTGATGTTTCCTCTAGCATTTCCTCTTTCCTCCCTTCTGTTGAAGTGAGTCTTGGAGAGTCATCTTTTAATCCTGGATCCCTCCAGACACTTGAACGGAACTTGCAGAGTGGGACTTCCTACAACACCAAGAGCCTTGCACTACAGACAGCTCCTCCTGGACATTCCTCCTTTTGCAAAAGGCTGGAGTCCACCAAATTTAAGTAAAACACAACAGTTCTATGAAAGCCTCTTGCTGACTCAAACCTTGCTGTTTGTCTCTAAGGCTCTGAGTACTCCACTTCGGAATGTCAGTCATATTAGTGCAGCTGAAAGATTTAAGTCtgttctaaaaataatttaaaaaatatttattttggatgGAATGGTTTGAAATATCAAAAGGCAGAGCCCACAAAGGTCCATGTGGACAATACTGAGTCTCCAGGAGGACTTTCAGTCATGTAAAGATAAGTAAGGCCAGTGATCTCCTGTGATTTAACAGCCTTAATCTTCCCTATATAGCATGTGCTCCTTTTGCAATTGTAACCCTTTTCCTGGATTCAAATCTGAGATCTGGCTAATGTTTCATATGACACATCCTGTAGAGCTGTTTAATTCTTCATATTACTGGGTAGCTCATACAGTGTGACAGAAGCAGCTGTATCCTCTTGCTGTCTTAGAGATTCATTATTTAATTAAtgacaaacaaaagaaaatacaattttaaaatggtTGTTTTCTGAATTATATAATTTTCTGTGTGGAAGATTAAGTTAATGAGCAGAGACTGCTAATGAGGCTAAAACAGTTCTGTGTAATAATCAGTAATATTAGTTTTGTAGGGTTTTCCCCACCATTTTAATAAGCAGCAAATTTATTGGTTCTTTGGCATTTTAATAACCTACTGCAGGGTTCTGCTTTAATGAACTAAGTAAATTGTTCCCAATGTGTTTTATGACTTTATCTTATTCTCAAAGGAAAAGAGGCAAGACTATCCTCCTGTTGAATTTTCCAATACTCTACTCATTAAAACTCTCATTGAAACCTATTTAAGAGACCTTTAGGTCATCCTGAtgagcagaaaaggaaaaattgttGCAATTAGCGTTTGGTTGATGTTTCACCAGTAGCATGAAAAACACTCTGCATTGAAAGTGGTGAACCAAGTCAGCTAGGGATGATTCAGGAAAAAACACTGACCAAAACCagctaaaaatattattattatgatCAGGAAATCTATTTGGTGACCATAAAAACCCTTATTAGTGCAATGCAGTGGGATAATTAATCATCAGCTTTTCAACATTAAGGGTCAATCGGGATGTAATTAAAGGTCCCTCTTTTTGAGGAGGAGAACATATTCCAAAACATCAGAGAGCTAATGGATGATGGGCCAGTTTCAGGGAAGATTGTCTGTACTGTGAATGCCAGGTTAAGAGTGGGTCTCACTTTAATTAGGATTTGGGATGTTAAGAATGGTCTGTGTTGCCcagtaaatgggaattaatgCTCAGGATCATAATCCCAATAAGATTTGCATTACATTTTGACATAATAGAGAATGGTGACATTTCAATTAAGCCATCTCCCTTCAATTACTCTGTAACTCCATAGCAGAGGCATTAACCTTTGAGAGGAACCTGTCACGTTTGTCGTGGCATTGAAATTATCTGACACTGACAGCATCATCTTTGCTTTCCCTGGAACTAATGTTTTCCTGTTTCACGCTGTGCCCTTTCCTCTTTAGATCATGAGTGTAACTGCAGAAAGGGCAGCTGTGACCAAAAGCTGAGCCCCCTCTAATGCTGGTGGGTGACCCGTGGTGGAATAAATCACAGGGTCTTTGCCAAGAGCCTGAGATGAGACCCAGTGGGCAGGTGCTTTCTCATGAAAGTCTTCCCAAAAGCGGCTGCTTTTTGGCTGCCAAGCCAAATGGACATCCTTGTAGTTGATCATTGGAGTCAGTGGAAAGGCTGCCTGCAGGCTCTGTGATCAGAGGAGCATCTTAGCATGGAAAAAATAGGTGTGCTGGAAAAGTCCAGGCGTTGCAGTGTAGGTTCTGTCCCCTTCTACTGAACTGAGCAAATTATCAGAGCATTACCTGTACCAATGTCAACTACCCACAGGCTGTATAGTGCAACTCATGTTCAGTATTTGCAGGCTCAGAGTGTTTGTGGAAGAGATCAGAAGTTCAGAGAATTTTTCATCCTAAAGCCACGAGAGTTTTCCTTGATATACAGGATTTGAAAACACAATACCCTTGCCTTCATCtctaaatttcctttttttttttttttttaatatatattttacagGAATTCTTATTGATACCTTTGGGGACTATAAATATATGTTCATTAAGTGTGGAGCTGTGATGGTCCTGGCAGGAACCTTTCTGTTCATcatgaattattataattatcgTATGCTTGccaaggaggagaaggaaagaaaagcaaaagaagaggATCCTAAATCTGTAAGGacagaaaatgaagacaaaaaaaccTGGAACAAAGACTCCACACAGGATGGGCCTGAGCTGGAACCTTTgagagagaagggagaaggaTTAAAGAAGGAAATGAATGGCACAAATGAAGTTTAAACCCGTTCTCATGGGCTGAATGGGAAATGACTTCTGGGTCGCTCAAATGAGCACCAGCTCTGAAAACacactaggttttaaaattttactctATTCTCTGCCATGTGCATCCTCTTCTTTGTTGTAGGAGAAGACTAGAACAGAAACAAGTCCTGATTCTTATAAACTGCTGGGACACTGCAGTATCTGCTTGCATACCAAAGGTCCTGAAAGATTTTCCTTTAGCTATTCCCCATTTCtcagagaaaagggaaatgtGATGCTTTGCAGGGGGCCAGGATGAGGCTGGCATGAGACAGGAGTCCTTCTTCAGGTGCTTTGTCTGTGCAGGGCAGAAATTTAGTCTTAAGCTTAACCCTTGACCTACATTCCAACAGtgcaaatttcatttttccctaGGAGGTTACAAAGTGCTTATTATCCAGTTTCTGAATGCCTTACCATTTCTAGTGAGCTTTTTCTTTGCAACACCCTGGTGAGACAGTAAGTGTTGCCACTATCAATTAATTGTGCAAATGAAGAACTGAAGCACAGAGAGGCTTTGGGCATCATTGCATCAGTGAATAAAGTTTAGGCGTGCCAGAGCTGAAGTGGAATCCACTCCCTGAGTTGCCTAAAAGCCCTGCTGAGCACAGGTATCCCCTTGCTGGAAAAAGGGAATACAATGGATAGCAGTGCATTAAACCTGTGTACAGTGCACCGTGCTCACTGTGTGCCCCACACTACTTACACTAATCACAATTAGTGATTTTGAACACTTGTGccgtatttttttttaacctgcttCAGTTGCACCCATCCTGGAGGGAATCCAAACCCAGCTGCCTCCCCCTTGTTTGGGCTGGAGTGGGCACCCCTCTGGTGCTGGCACTGCAATTCCTGCTGGCCTCATGCCACCCTGCTGCACAAAGTAAAGTTTGCCAGGTCAGTGATGCAGAGGTGGAGCTGAGACCACGTAGGAGGCTCTCATCCTGTGGTGACAATTTAGATCTGGGAAGATTTGCACTCTGATGTATTTTATAtcaagcagctgctgcccaaGAGCTGTGGATGCTGAGCATGGCATCATGCAGTTGAATCATCAGACTTTTGTGGAATTTCATGGATTTGATTAGATAAAAACAAGGACTTTTCAGGCAGATCACCAAAATTCATAGCTAAAACTAGTCCAGAAGTTAgttctcctttttctttgtttcaatGGTAGCCATATGTGGTCAGATCATATTTTTTCATGGTTTTGTCTTCGAATAACTGTATTTTCTTGTCACTTGTGTACACAATATGAAGAAAGGCTTGTAAAAATGCTTTCATAAATACACTGAACTCTTAAAATTAGGCCATTCTGGTCTTCTTGTACAAAACCTTTTCTGTgaattcttttgtttctttgaagaATTGTGGTCTTTGACTTCAGTAGGACTTAAATTTTAGCCTTAAGTCGTAACttgtattttctctgaaaaaaaccaaactctaCACAAAATAATTAGGCCTTCAGTGCTTGTTTTAAATACCCTTTATTTCTGTCAAATATAGCTGTGATAGTTCATGTAAAAAGACATTAATAGAAGGTCATGAATATTTTCCAATATGCCTTCTTGTCATATACttaataaaagtattttaaaaaattaaactagTTTGCATTTTCCTGTGTGTGTAATGCAGCTTCTTGATTCAGTGAGGAGTTCATCCTCTGAGGGTTTATAGTCCTGCCTCCATGCACACGGTTGCACGGCTGTTGGTCACAACCTCATGTTCTTGTTGATTTGGATTCCTTTGATATCCTTGGTGGTCTGGGCCAGCCTGACTCACACCTCCAGTTGTGGTGGGCCCAGGAGTCTGAAAGCTGTGCAGAATGACCTGGCAAGGGCCTGACAAGATGATTTTCAGACCTTTCCACCGGGTTGTATCAATTAATCCTCAGTGCAATGACCCAGATCCCCAGCTGTACTTGTGGCAGGAGCTGATACTCGGGCTCCTCATCTCTCAGGAACCCCAAGCAAGTTTTTAGGTCATAAAACTTTATTAATACAGGTAAGGCTTTTAATAAAAAGGTGTTCTGTTCAGCTATGTGTGAAAATCCTCTGGAAAAGACACCTTTGTTAAACTGCCCCTGAGGGCAAAAAATGTTTCATTGGATAAGTAGGTCTTTAAGGCTTCAGAATTCTTCTAACACGAAGCAGCTATTTCATTTAACCTACTCACTCTCCTGTCAAAGAAACTTACACTGCCTTTAAGGTTATGGCACTATTTCTGTCGGGTAGGAAGCCAGACTATTTTAAGACAATGTTGGTGGTTATGGCTGGTGTTCAGTGGTGGGTGGCCTGACTCTTCCCTGTTACCACCCTGCTTCCACCCCACACTAAACCTCTGATCATGACATCCCACTAATCACTGCAGCAAAGCAATGCCAAATAATCCTGTACTT
Encoded here:
- the LOC137480835 gene encoding monocarboxylate transporter 2-like isoform X2, with amino-acid sequence MSPPVLSDLGYVPPDGGWGWAVVFGASISIGFAFTFPKAFTIYFREIQAVFSISYSQIAWTTSIMCATTYGGGPISSILVNRYGSRPVVMFGGLLCGVGMISAAFCTSILQLYICVGFITGFGLALNLQPSVIIIGRYFLRRRPIANGLAMAGSPVMLCTLAPLNQFLFDNFGWRGSFLILGAILLNCCVAGALFRPIGASTALVKTQVTEEGKDALKGKITEDGPMENKTEEEGEKDCFEKVNQYLDFSLFKHRGFLIYLIGNVLMFLGFFAPIVFLAPYAKHTGIDEYSAAFLLSILAIVDMVARPTTGIVANSKWVRPRIQYFFSFAIAFNGACHLLCPLASSYTGLIVYSSFFGLAFGMVCAMLFETLMDLVGAARFTSAVGLVTIAECCTILLGPPIGGILIDTFGDYKYMFIKCGAVMVLAGTFLFIMNYYNYRMLAKEEKERKAKEEDPKSVRTENEDKKTWNKDSTQDGPELEPLREKGEGLKKEMNGTNEV
- the LOC137480835 gene encoding monocarboxylate transporter 2-like isoform X3, producing MSSGLLHSPLASLCVSLATKSSLFDTAFHVPANKEWKSATGPISSILVNRYGSRPVVMFGGLLCGVGMISAAFCTSILQLYICVGFITGFGLALNLQPSVIIIGRYFLRRRPIANGLAMAGSPVMLCTLAPLNQFLFDNFGWRGSFLILGAILLNCCVAGALFRPIGASTALVKTQVTEEGKDALKGKITEDGPMENKTEEEGEKDCFEKVNQYLDFSLFKHRGFLIYLIGNVLMFLGFFAPIVFLAPYAKHTGIDEYSAAFLLSILAIVDMVARPTTGIVANSKWVRPRIQYFFSFAIAFNGACHLLCPLASSYTGLIVYSSFFGLAFGMVCAMLFETLMDLVGAARFTSAVGLVTIAECCTILLGPPIGGILIDTFGDYKYMFIKCGAVMVLAGTFLFIMNYYNYRMLAKEEKERKAKEEDPKSVRTENEDKKTWNKDSTQDGPELEPLREKGEGLKKEMNGTNEV
- the LOC137480835 gene encoding monocarboxylate transporter 2-like isoform X1, which translates into the protein MPTPSEAGRAPGPPDGGWGWVVVFGAFISIGFAYAFPKGLAIFFKEIQDFFGTSYSEIAWVSSIMLATTYGAGPISSILVNRYGSRPVVMFGGLLCGVGMISAAFCTSILQLYICVGFITGFGLALNLQPSVIIIGRYFLRRRPIANGLAMAGSPVMLCTLAPLNQFLFDNFGWRGSFLILGAILLNCCVAGALFRPIGASTALVKTQVTEEGKDALKGKITEDGPMENKTEEEGEKDCFEKVNQYLDFSLFKHRGFLIYLIGNVLMFLGFFAPIVFLAPYAKHTGIDEYSAAFLLSILAIVDMVARPTTGIVANSKWVRPRIQYFFSFAIAFNGACHLLCPLASSYTGLIVYSSFFGLAFGMVCAMLFETLMDLVGAARFTSAVGLVTIAECCTILLGPPIGGILIDTFGDYKYMFIKCGAVMVLAGTFLFIMNYYNYRMLAKEEKERKAKEEDPKSVRTENEDKKTWNKDSTQDGPELEPLREKGEGLKKEMNGTNEV